tcagcGCGCTGGGACTAGAATACCGTTGTTTTTACCGACTATCGGAGCGTTACAGCGAGTTTCGGGAGCGGCCGCTGGGCGTCTTCAACGACCATATGCCCTGAGAATGTCTAGGGTGATTGACGAGGAATGAGTGCTCACCAACCTGCAATACGCTAAACATGCTTGTAATCAAGGGCCAACTAGGAagtaaggctaggggggttttaggcgcaactaaagCCGCGTTTACACCGGAGTTTTAAAcacgtgtttcaaacaaaaattgcaaACATCTCAAAAAGCGCGCCTTAGTAGACAAAACATTTCGCTGTGCAAATAGTTTTTCGGTGTttgaaacagaaatattttttccaatggaaGTCGGCAAAGATCAAAGGGTGTTgcaaacttttgtttgaaacGCTTATTTCGGTAACTATGAGCCGTTGAAACATGAAACAGAGACATTTCCCCGCTTCCTTTCCGTAAATTTTCTGaccaatcattaaaattatgttgatgcgtagttttccgcggcgttgtctagatgatgtctccatgttcctgggcttcaccgcgtggatttttctttatgacgacagtttctccggtattccaaccggcgtcttcagatcgacctgaagacgccggttggaataccggagaaactgtcgtcataaagaaaaatccacgcggtgaagcccaggaacatggagacatcattaaaattatgtactcaaAATCCTTACTGGACATTCTTGTAAAGTTTTTGAAGCTTCCGTCCGTCTGAAATTCTCCTTATAGTGGGTCGATATCGTCTCTATTTATATCGTCCAACAGGTCATTCCCACTGTAACGTAGCTCTGGATTGCAGAGACGATCTCACCCAGTAACGTCTTGGTCTACGCTGCCTTGATGCGATGTCACACGCCGCCGCGGCTGGAACAACATCCTCTGCACAAGACATCCTGAGAGGGACTGGCCCCAAGAACCAGAACGTACATAGGCGAGTAGTGATCAAGGTCGAaagtgtttcaaacattttcattaaacatcgaaataaaaaccatgaaacaaaaatataaaacttttgtATGAAACAACTGTTTCAAACGACTGtttcaaaaaaaagtttgaaacattttgtttgaaactCCGGAGTAAACGCGGCTTTATACTGGCGGGTCTGGGGGGTTTAGGAAACCCGtgaaggtaagcgagaggtgcggggaccctcccccataaatttttgaaagataaatggttcaaactagtgagttttacggctgtgtgaattgttggatatgtttttttttgtgagtcatccgtccccctgatattagttacaaaatatttcacattaacatatttttataaaaaaattctctgacctttggggggttatccccaaaaccccccctcgctgcgccactgctcgcAATGGTTGTGAAAAATGCACTCCATATGCATTTTTGTACACTCCGGCTACTGGCGCTGTTTTTCAAACACATTGCCGTCgataaataaaatactgatgaGCTCAATTGCATCAAACTTcgtataaatgttaaaaaatcctTCAGCTAATCTTATGGAAAGGATCGTTACATTAATCGATCCGTTTTGTTTCTAAAAAGTCGTTTTTATGCATCTGTGCGGCACGTGCAAGCAAAATACCTTGACTCGCCCTTACTGAGTGCACAGTAAATAATGATTGGAATAAACAGTTGATATGCTATCAGTAATAACAGATAAAAACGTTTAGTTCAAGATGgtgcaaaatatatttgaattcaaataagtggtatttttaaaattagtatcTAAACTCGGGTGACAGAATTTCTCAACGTATTGCACGACGTTGATTCCGTCCGATGGTAACTTATCATTTAATTATGGTTCTTGGACTACCGCAAAACATTCAGAGAGAAAAATACGTTACTTATACATAATTGGAATCCGCGACTTAATAATTTTAGAATCATCACGGCGAACAGACCCTTGAGAGAGACCCTTGGCTTTCAAGGAATAATTCGAGGGTTAAAGATATCGGCGCTGCAATATATAATGGCGTTGGATGACTGTAAAAATCGAtatattacatgaaaataattacattttgacGTAGTATATGTTCCAACAACCAACAAAACCCAAGTTTGGGCGAAAAATTTTAACTAAGGACGATTACCTTTTCTGAACGGACGTATTTGAGGAGAAAGACCTCAAGTAAATGCTTTTGCGATAAACTCATACAATATTGAAAGCGATAGTGATAGATAAATGACCGAAATCGCCTCTTTTAGAGAGGTGATAGCTTTCACACGCGAAATTTAAacgaattttataaaaatctcctttttattccttcaaaaaacattatttcacctATTGAagactttgaaattttcttacaCAAAATCATAATGAATTTGTATCTTTATCAACTGGATGAAATATGAGATcatgattttacatcattttaccAACGCGCATAATCGAAGCTCAAGGCTTTTACTTTGGTAAGTGCTTTGGTGGTTTGTGGCTTAACGTCCAAACAGGTTCAAGCAGAGATAGTAATGAAGCATCACTATTTGTAAACAATACAACAATAGAGAAGCTTCTTTTACACCGATTTTTGTGGCTAAGATCATGGCAAAACTGGTAAAACTGAGAGTTAAAATCCGAAATTATGAATGAAACGAAAATTAGCCAAGCCCAAATACCGACAAATCGACTTTCAGGTAACGGATTTTTAAAGCTGAGATGGTGACTTCGTTGAAAAATGAATCTAAGACGGAAATAATGGAAGGAAGGAGCGGCAAACAGTCAGATGACCATCAGGTGAGTTCCAATGACTCAATCCTCGCCACGAACATTTCGGCTGGGAATGGAACGTACGAAGAGAGCAAAATGAGGCTGTTTGCGGAACTGGAAAGGCTTAAAGATGTACCCAACATCGAAGACGAAGAATTCTACGACCCCTTTGAGGACGTAGCTGACGCTCTGTGGGAGAGTACGACCGAAGAGTTTATATCAACAGAGAGGAAAGTTGGCTCAAAACCTAAGACAATTCCGGATACTCCCCAAATGACGGAGAAGAGAGCCAAAGATAAAGGTACCTACTGTGTTGGACGAAAATGACAGAGAGGTGATTGCACGAGTAAATATCTTTTCTCTAAAAAGTCTAAAAATTCACATAAAGCATAACCGTCCAAGAGACCTTTCTACAGTAGATGAAAgtcattttaattgcaaataacATACTACTCAAACATCCCTCTCAAACGGTAAACTACTTTATTTGCATTTCCTACAAAGTTTGATCTTTGACTACAGGAGGGGAAATGATATAATATTATAGGGTTTACAAATAACTATGTAACATTCTACTACAAGGGGTCACGCTTCCACGACCTAAATTTAAGTTTGCCAATTTACTAATGTGACTTAATTtcccattaaaatggaaataaaaatattaaatcaatgatCATTTTTTGTGCTATGAAACCTAATGTTGAATGTTACATCCATTCCTAGTACTGCTTTATTTTGCTTTCCAACCACAAATCAAAGTATTATAATTCCTGCACACCATGTCATTGTGAATCTGTTACATCTCACCTCTAAAACTTATGGTAGGTCAATGAGGGCcaactaaataatatttattctgaaaaaaaacttcttaatttCAGCGACACCTGGCGTTCACGTCGAACAACCTTCGAATCGTCAAGGAAACACTGAGCAGCGTGTGCGCATCAGAGGAGCTATCAATAACCCAGTAGTTGACCGTCCAAGAAGAGGAAGAgccaatgaaaaattttctgtatgttgGGATCGGGTTCTATCTTTCGTCTGTGACTGGAAATTTTATATCTTCCTATCTGTGGTTGCATTATCCACTAGATGGCATTAGagacagatttttaaaataaacacatGAATTGATTTTCATTGGTGTCCTTCTGCAGGGGTTCTGATATCCTATCCCCCTTATACATATATATCTGTATATAAAAGAAGATGTCTGTATTTCTGTCCAATatacatttccatacggctgcacggatggCAAcaaaagttagtacgtaggtgcatcctATGATACCAAATCCCGTAGGGCTAGTGCGATGCGTCTTTTTCTCAtcaccgtttgttacgtcacgtcgtacaacttttgtggttggatatcctgccaagtaggcacacctcttgacacgatcATAGGGAAAGTAtagctcaaaggattctacacttaactattaatcctcttggtgtaAACCTTTTAGCgtgggtatgcgttcacacgacatttttggtctacgcacgtacggaAATACAAccatcaatgttgtggagcggggttgAGCTGATCCACAcgagggcgtacccagcgaggagcaggagggggcagctgtctcccccctagaagcaaaaatcgcaaaagtctttaagaaaaatcagcgctgaattgaaacgaacgtattcaacaaattttctttaaacccatagaaaatgatatgtattaatataagatatgtaactgatataaaactttttttcaaggaaataatctcataaactaataaagttctgttataattttcttaaaatgttggtttcattcactttttccatgctaaaatgccACTTGCCCCTCccaagaccatggcttgcccccccccctaataATGATCCCGGGTGCGCCCTTGAGCTGATCCCGTGCACGGCATAcggaaattatttattcaattatttgctgtataccatcatcatacatCATACCTGCtctgttcctttacctaaaatcCTGCCATATGATCATGAATTCCAGGTTTCAAATTCCCCACTTCTCTAGGGACTTATCCTTCCCGGGTGGCCTGTTGGTGGTCTAAAGATTCGGTGTCCCTTTGGTCTAGGATCGGACACTATTATATGACACATAGTGGCTTGAGGTGTTGGCATACGATATAGTTTCCAATACCACTATactctgttcactttatctttgcgggtgtgCTGGTGTGCCTAAAGCAAGTGggggtgaggagagggaaagtttctcgacacgtgacccATGCCTTGgtcaatcagcagacagtaggcgtggcctcagtcaatCGATTTCAGGCCCCCGtcgagttaacatcgtgaatctgctcgtggagcactGTTGCCAAACCTCTCCTTGCATGTCATTAAGATTGCCTTTCAccacggtgcctcattcagcatgGTAGCTGATAATCATGGGATTCTGTGAAAGAACTATCCTCAATATATATGAAATGAGTAGGTCTATTGTCACGGCGCTGACGTTTTCAGTTACAAAGTAGGGCAGCTATgaacatttggcaacgttaagttcgcTTTTCCTCTCCCTCTCCCGGTAATACCCTTTCCCCATTAGCGAAACTTTCCGAGAGTTCCCATTAGAGAAACTTCACGAGagctcacccgcaaacattaAGTGAATAGATTATAGACGTAGAggcaaaataaataagttataatatataaataataaatagtagGCTTTTTACGATTACGGcacatattaaaaatatgcaaggtaAGTTCATAGTTTCCTGTATACTTTAGTGTGAGTACTAAAATCCGTTAGAATGGACAGAATCAGACACGATACCTCCTTGAAATTCTTTATAGACTCCATTTTTTCTGTTGTGAGATGGATTAATAAAGTAGTTTTTGTAAATGTGAGTGAAAGGAAACTTTTTCAAATtagagagaaacttttaagtttaggAGGCTGCACGACAGTGAAATGTATAATATATTGccacaaataattttttagaCCCAGCAAATCCTAAGCATATAAAATTTTACCGCCTCATAAATCTCACCTAGATGAATCAAACGGTATAAATAACtccatttcacaaaaaaaaacgaggaaGAACAACCGCGTAAGCCGTGCTCGATTTTTTTTGACAGTGCTGGCGAAAACATGGGACGCGTAGCTTCCACATATTCATCAAATTTTTGTGCGGTTAGTATATTTGGagatattatatatatttgcCATACCTAAGGGCTCAgctaagcataaaaaaattaagaattctgAAAGATTTATGAAAGGCGTAAGGAATTCTAAAGGATAATTAAGAAACGCCCTATTCATCATACATAAGGCCTATAATTTAATCAACACTGGGAATACCGAGGACAACTTGGCCGAGGATACCAGAAAATTTCACAATGAATATCTAACCACCTATATTGATTTTTCAAAGTGAAACAATTAGTACTTAAAACGATTGAAACAAATGATTACCGGGCAATAAAATACATTGAGGGTATTGAGAAGGATAGATAATGGAACCTTTCATACAGGAACAAAGAATTTTGACATATTTCCGCGAGATGCTTAATATCGACACAGCATACTTTAtttggaatttgaaaaatatccagcAAATCACGTGATCAATGCCTCAATGAAATCTTGTGACATAAAATGCCGTAGACGAAACGAAAGAAATAATGATACCGATCCAAGCCAATGAACAACTAGGCAAGCCGAAGTTGAGCATCGAGGAAAAGAATAATAGCAGCCGACGAGAAATGGTGGAAAATCGACAGGGAAGAACGCAGTTAGTAATGAGCCGAATTAGACGTCTTTGTTGCACTGTGTAAGTTGTTTTTCCTTAGCTTCTATGAGCACGCAAAGATGTTGAAAGACGCCGAGAACTACGAGGCCCACAATGAACGACTTCAGAAATGACTTTCTTTCCGTACGAGAACCACACAACTCCTTGTGGCGAGCGTAGCTGAACCTCCGGTCTCCGGTCAAAGAGTTTATCCTACCAACTCATTCCTGGAGCAGTGATGGAGACATTTACTGAATATTTCAGAGAAATTTACGGTTAGTACCATGAAAGCAGTGTGCAAAGGAAAGGTCAAATTAGAAAACTCTACAGTTAACGTTTTAGGTCTATATGTACACTGGATCAATCCACATTATAAGATACctacattcaaaataatgaattagAAAATAATATAGTACCTAAAATACTAAAATACCTACATTAGAAAATAAGGAAAAGGCACATGGTAAATAAGAGAGTTATTTGGTAGTTGAATAACTATAACTAACTAACTATAGAATAGTGGAGTGGTGGGAAGAGTGCCTGGCTGATGAACGAAGGGtctcgggttctaatcccgggtaaagccttcggacacccccaaataTTCTCTCGTACTCGATGTTCGAGTTGACCTAGGGAAAGAAACTGTCGCCTGCACcctaaatgcgtgaaattcacacacctTTGGTTTAGTATGGGGtgaactctatcctcacctatccaccAACCATCGGGctgattcactgattgtgagtgagtgactaatcgaaaatgaaaaggagacttcgttgatttctacTGATTTTTTTCGTCCGAACTACATGTTTCGAACCAAAGAGGTCATTATCATTGTCattgtcattatcaagtacagtaTCAGTGAGTGAGTAatcattatatattattacagaaagatatttttctgtcattccgaatatgctccgttaatactgtaTCTGAAGTGATAAAAGAGGTGTCATTTTAAACGCTGAATCATCGGCTTCCGACGAAAAATTCAATCTCAATCTCAAAaatcactatttacccattaatttgacttaaaacttTCAGTTTTTTCATGTCGATCACTCCCTCGactccacaaatttttttattctataccTTAAAAATTGGGTTAAAAACTCGTTAAagccataactaaaccaaagaaacgtaacataagcaggcaaaaacattaaaaatttattctaagtgaacgtgcgaaattttcgcacgggttacctagtgAATCATGCACTATCATAATGCAAACCTTCTTCATATTCTCTCGTCGGTGCACAGGCAAATATATCTCACATAAATTCCCTTATAGTGGAACAAAATCCTTTTTTTCGATAAGTGTATTCCTTTGCGCTTCTTTTCAGCTTGAATTaaggaatttatttaattttttgatgaagAACGATACATTCGTAGTTATGCTCCTTTGATTTCGAGCACACATTGTAAttatgattttacgttttcattCCTTTACAGCTCCCGGTGAATacaacttaaaaaatatagacgGCGGAACATGGGTGGTCATCGGATTAACTGCATCGTATTTGATTGCATTTGTGTACCCGCCTAGAGCAGTTGAATCTGCAATCTCTAACCTTGCTCGACTGTACAAAATGCACGCAaatgctttcaaattattttacgtCATCGTGAACTTCACTCAAATCCTCTCATGCTCTTGGATTGTCATACAGGTAACGCGGCCAAAAAGCACCGAAAAGTTTTTGTTGATAATTCATACCTGCACTAAGTAAGCCTATAGGCTATATTTACATTTACTATACTATACTatagtcattatttacatttgattcgATTCAATAGTATGGTTAATAGGCTGCTCAAAATGATGTGATCACGTTTGAAGTCTGTTTAGAATTAGCTCTACGAGACTTCATATCAAATGGGACATTTTTAACGTGgtgaaattgtgaaaataaaaagagtCCAATTGTAACGAATCATTTTCGCTTCTATAGTTGAAGCTTTTATTCTTTTGTCTTTTCGAGAGCAGGAAGTCCCATCTGCCATCTAAAGGGATGCACGGTTTAAGAGAGGGTGGGTTCAATCCATCTTGTAATATCATAAAACTGCTTTCTTTAATGGCAGTATTAATGATGCTAACAGAAAGAATAAGACAgtaacaaattcaatattttcgtgGTGAACAACTAGTGttcatattatatatatttcaaatgattaGATGGGTTATTTCAAAATAGAATTTCTCAAAACTTAGTCATGGCTCTCACCACGTTTTGTATGAAAATCACGGCTGCATTTTTACCCCTTTTTTGAGCCAACTAATGATGAATTCATGCTCCctcgttatttattttatccaggACAAATTTATCTTGCATGAGAacttcagcattaaaaaaatgcattgaaaatagaTGTCAATTCGAGAGAacgataaataattaatataatagagAAGGAAGGTAAAGGCTGGAAAATCTTAATTGAAAAATACTGCGTTAAAAAGCGATATTTTTTCACCACTTGATTCTTCCCTGCCGTCAGAACTGAAAAATACTCTTTACAACAGTTACCACCATTCGGGCCAGCATCGTGTGATTCAAAactaattatgatgatttttGACACATCAATATTTTTTAGGATATTTTACGAGTGAAATATATCTTCACACGCTATGAATAGAGGTATTTATCATCAAAAGAATTTGTTACTCGGAAAGTTAATGTAAAATTACACGGTAGGAACTTTCCCGAGGATATACCTACCATTCTTATCGGAAAATACATTATTTCACAATAATACCAAtgatacagaaaatatttaattacaaaaaattgaaaagaccTGAGTAGTGCTAAAAATAAGGTCCAGAACaccaaaaatttctaattttattaagtcatgccaaataaaaaataacttgagagAAATGTAAATGTTTGTTGGTTTTTAATGAGAAGAAAatgttttacaattattaaaacgACGATTATATTTCAATTTACAACCTAGGCGTGAATGAATCCGAAAGTCACTCCAACCATAAAATTCTACTTCTCGTTCCAGATAATCAAGTTTAATGGCATAAACAATGCTCTATTCCACTGCCAAAGGAATGAAATTTTGGCATCCACAGTGCCGCATCAGGTGAGATTGAAAAACTGACGAATTACTTACTGTTCGACGACATTATACAGTCTGGAAGCAGTCCTTGGTCAATAAGTTAATTTACTGATTTGATATTCATTCGAAATTCATCGTCCCCTACCTTTTACTCGAACATACTCCGTTGAATTTTACgaggaaattaaattatgatttcaaatagagcaattgaaatatttcaataatattacaatattgtGCATTCGtaatcacttattttttattataatgtatgTTCTAACCAAACAATCAATGACTTTTTTCTACAGATGTTAAGAGTTTGCTGGGTGTATCATCTGCTGAATGTTCTAGGAATATTCGACACAGTAAGTGCGCTTGACTTAATTATCTATCCAATATACTACACAACGCCATCATGCTCTATGTAAAATATAAGACGCGCAATGAGGACCGgtacaataaaatttcatttgaagaaCGTAGATATGTGGATTCAATTAGTGAAATGATTTATCACTAATcaataatttttcgttttaaattttatttttagtacacTTATACTTCTATTTTTATAACTCGAACAGGTTCATCTTAAAATCAGAGGACGCGAACTGATATTTCTCCATGTCTATCATCACACCATCGCCATCCTGTGGTCATGGCTAGTACTTAAAGTATACCCAGGTAAGTGAGAATAATCCATGAAGTTCAATTGCATACGTTTCTAACAGAATTAGTATTTACAGCCTGTATATTTACAGGTCATTTCACATCTACTAAAcgcaaaaaagcaacattttctgaacgatcctctTCGATTATAGAGAATTTAGAACATTGAGCGCCCCTGAAAGTAACTTATATAATAGCGTTAGCCGAGTTTTAAGGCaatcaataaaaaagttaaaggGGCACCAAAGttgtaaaatatgtgaaattggAGTCGCAAAAATTAATTTGGAGGAGTTGTGAATAACTTCTGAAAATGTTTGAACCTACCGGCCTTTGTGGGCCATGAGAGCCTGCTACCCCGGGTTTTGGGTCCACCCGCTCTTTTGGCATATGGCGtcttttaaaatccaaaaatttgaGACCCTTAGAACCTGGAAGACAACCAATCTGATTTTAAACGACATAGGGGTCTTTTGGGATCTCTTATTCACCATGAACCGGGATGCAAAGAAAAGCTCCACGTAATAATCTGATTCCATTGGATTGGGCTTCAATGGATAGCCTTCGCATAGATTAAACAATGTTTGCATTATTGCCTTGTTCTGTATTCGAGAATGATAAAGTTATAAAAGCACACAGTGAATGAATTATTAGAACACGTTCCGCTTGAAACAGCTTTGAATTCAtataaaaatcttgcataaacAAGAATTCATTCAGCATTTAGCTATTCTTTCTTTATATTGGGGCACTATAATCACTACattagtgatatttttaaaatgttctatCTGTATCAGTGGCTCCTAAATGGTGGTCGGTGAGAGCATGGA
The DNA window shown above is from Ischnura elegans chromosome 4, ioIscEleg1.1, whole genome shotgun sequence and carries:
- the LOC124156864 gene encoding uncharacterized protein LOC124156864, which gives rise to MVTSLKNESKTEIMEGRSGKQSDDHQVSSNDSILATNISAGNGTYEESKMRLFAELERLKDVPNIEDEEFYDPFEDVADALWESTTEEFISTERKVGSKPKTIPDTPQMTEKRAKDKATPGVHVEQPSNRQGNTEQRVRIRGAINNPVVDRPRRGRANEKFSVCWDRVLSFVCDWKFYIFLSVVALSTRWH